The following proteins come from a genomic window of Bactrocera tryoni isolate S06 chromosome 1, CSIRO_BtryS06_freeze2, whole genome shotgun sequence:
- the LOC120782611 gene encoding proline-rich extensin-like protein EPR1: protein MKLFHSTAKAATLICVALTFVNAEPPVSSYLPPASGPATSYSAPPQSSYAPSAPTGGPYASAQGPPSSSYGAPPGPAPPPPQRPSTSYGPPSKPAPSYGAPPSPSYGAPPSPPSSSYGAPQKPRRPAKVPASTYSAPQSPVAFYGPPKPSPPAQPSPPASSYGAPPSPPSSSYGAPPSAPSPSYGAPPSPPATSYGAPPAPPPPPASSYGPPKSAPPSPSYGAPPSPPASSYGTPSRPAPPSPSYGAPPSPPASSYGPPSRPSPPATSYGAPPSPPASSYGPPSRPAPPSSSYGAPPSPPASSYGPPSRPSPPASSYGPPKSSPPSSSYGAPPAPPASSYGPPSRPAPPSSSYGAPPSPPASSYGPPSRPSPPSSSYGAPPSPPATSYGPPSRPAPPSSSYGAPPSPPASSYGPPSRPSPPSSSYGAPPSPPATSYGPPSRPAPPSSSYGAPPSPPASKYGPPSRPSPPSSSYGAPPSPPASSYGPPSRPSPPATSYGAPPSPPASSYGPPSRPAPPSASYGAPPSVPSSSYGAPSAPAPPSNSYLPPSPSSSKPFAPSKPAPPSTSYGVPTGYSAPAPAPAPVPSSSYGAPSSSYDAPAPAPAPAPSQSYGAPAPPSAPSSSYGAPSAGGNGGGFVPSGPSSSYSAPPESSLSGGSYSGPISVPETIPQSYSADGGYKYRK from the exons ATGAAGCTTTTTCATTCCACAGCGAAAGCTGCAACG CTGATATGCGTTGCACTCACTTTTGTCAATGCAGAGCCTCCAGTGAGCTCTTATTTGCCGCCAGCATCGGGACCGGCTACGTCATACAGCGCCCCACCGCAAAGTAGTTATGCCCCAAGTGCGCCCACCGGTGGCCCATATGCCAGCGCACAAGGTCCGCCAAGTTCAAGCTATGGCGCACCGCCGGGACcagcaccaccaccaccacagcGGCCATCTACTTCATATGGTCCGCCCAGCAAACCCGCCCCTAGCTATGGAGCACCACCGTCGCCTAGCTATGGCGCTCCACCTAGTCCACCAAGCTCTAGTTATGGAGCTCCACAGAAACCTCGACGTCCCGCTAAGGTGCCCGCTTCAACTTACTCTGCCCCACAGTCACCGGTAGCCTTTTATGGACCTCCAAAACCTTCCCCACCCGCACAACCTTCACCGCCAGCATCAAGCTACGGAGCTCCTCCATCTCCACCATCGTCCAGTTACGGTGCCCCTCCATCTGCACCTTCACCCAGTTATGGCGCACCTCCGTCACCCCCAGCAACCAGCTATGGAGCTCCTCCAGCTCCTCCACCACCTCCAGCATCTAGTTATGGTCCTCCAAAGAGTGCACCTCCATCACCTAGCTATGGCGCTCCTCCGTCACCACCCGCTTCCAGTTACGGTACTCCTTCTCGGCCTGCCCCGCCATCTCCCAGTTATGGTGCCCCTCCTTCACCACCAGCATCTAGTTATGGCCCTCCATCGCGACCTTCACCACCAGCAACAAGTTATGGAGCACCCCCATCACCACCAGCTTCTAGCTATGGTCCTCCCTCTCGGCCAGCTCCACCGTCTTCCAGCTATGGTGCACCACCCTCACCACCAGCTTCTAGTTATGGTCCTCCATCGCGACCTTCACCACCCGCATCCAGTTATGGCCCTCCAAAGAGTTCACCGCCATCATCCAGCTATGGCGCTCCACCTGCACCTCCAGCTTCTAGCTATGGTCCTCCATCTCGACCGGCTCCACCATCATCAAGTTACGGCGCACCACCATCACCACCAGCTTCCAGTTATGGACCTCCTTCTCGGCCTTCTCCACCATCTTCTAGCTACGGTGCTCCACCCTCACCACCAGCTACTAGCTATGGTCCTCCTTCTCGACCGGCTCCACCATCATCAAGTTACGGCGCACCACCATCACCACCAGCTTCCAGTTATGGACCACCTTCTCGGCCTTCTCCACCATCCTCTAGCTACGGTGCTCCACCCTCACCACCAGCTACTAGCTATGGTCCTCCTTCTCGTCCTGCTCCACCATCTTCAAGCTATGGAGCGCCTCCTTCACCTCCTGCTTCTAAATATGGTCCTCCTTCTCGGCCGTCTCCACCATCTTCAAGCTATGGAGCGCCTCCTTCACCACCAGCATCTAGTTATGGCCCTCCATCGCGACCTTCACCACCAGCAACCAGTTATGGAGCACCCCCATCACCACCAGCTTCTAGCTATGGTCCTCCATCTCGACCAGCTCCACCTTCAGCCAGCTATGGTGCTCCCCCGTCGGTGCCTTCATCTAGTTATGGGGCACCATCAGCACCTGCACCACCATCAAACTCATATTTACCACCATCCCCCTCAAGTTCAAAACCTTTTGCTCCATCAAAACCTGCTCCACCCTCTACATCGTATGGTGTTCCAACCGGCTACAGTGCACCAGCACCAGCACCTGCTCCGGTGCCATCGTCTAGCTACGGTGCGCCTTCCAGCAGTTATGATGCCCCCGCTCCGGCTCCAGCTCCAGCCCCATCACAAAGCTATGGAGCACCTGCACCACCATCGGCACCTTCTTCTAGCTATGGCGCTCCAAGTGCAGGTGGTAATGGTGGTGGATTTGTTCCTTCTGGCCCTTCTTCTTCATACAGTGCCCCACCAGAATCAAGTCTATCCGGTGGTAGCTACAGTGGTCCAATATCAGTGCCAGAGACCATACCACAGAGTTACTCTGCCGATGGTGGTTACAAGTATCGCAAATAG